A genomic region of Peptoniphilus sp. ING2-D1G contains the following coding sequences:
- a CDS encoding beta-lactamase (This entry represents a beta-lactamase structural motif, which contains a cluster of alpha-helices and an alpha/beta sandwich. In addition to beta-lactamases, this domain is also found in D-ala carboxypeptidase/transpeptidase, esterase (EstB) [PMID: 11847270], the penicillin receptor BlaR (C-terminal domain), D-aminopeptidase (N-terminal domain) [PMID: 10986464], penicillin-biding proteins (e.g. PBP2x, PBP5), and in glutaminase (GlnA). Beta-lactamases are the most common bacterial resistance mechanism against beta-lactam antibiotics [PMID: 12945052]. Beta-lactamases appear to have evolved from DD-transpeptidases, which are penicillin-binding proteins involved in cell wall biosynthesis, and as such are one of the main targets of beta-lactam antibiotics; High confidence in function and specificity), which translates to MENYDCLKLKIENIIRRTKGKVCLCFYDLKENKGFGINELQKMRSASTIKLLIMAELMRRVKNKEFSLSDKIAVTKDNFTGGDGILKELEYHHEFSLKELVTLMIIVSDNEATNILIDLLGMENINKLGKNLKLKEADLQRKMMDSEALAKGYDNYICAEDLKTILQKIYEGKLINKKSSEIMLDILKRQTQGERLQRYIAEELTIAHKSGDLDNLEHECAIIFLEDMDYIIVVMTDDMNSNLEGREIIGKISKTIYDELGGKKLENGKTLYITGESKTNMNNAITKMYGSFFLAFEVEIDSGIIVRADSNTTLDLTKSFISRLFIGKNMKDDEFITEEITNRYYGSSAKAIIAAYHDALKHYENL; encoded by the coding sequence ATGGAAAATTATGATTGTTTGAAATTAAAAATAGAGAACATAATCAGAAGAACTAAAGGCAAAGTTTGCCTTTGTTTCTATGACTTGAAGGAAAATAAGGGATTCGGGATAAATGAGCTACAAAAAATGAGGTCGGCATCCACCATTAAGTTGTTAATAATGGCCGAACTCATGAGAAGAGTAAAGAACAAGGAATTTTCGCTCAGTGACAAAATAGCGGTGACAAAGGACAATTTCACAGGCGGAGACGGAATATTAAAGGAACTGGAATACCACCATGAATTTTCTCTAAAGGAACTTGTTACCTTGATGATAATAGTAAGTGACAATGAAGCGACTAATATACTTATCGATTTATTGGGAATGGAAAATATCAATAAACTGGGAAAAAATTTAAAACTAAAGGAAGCCGATCTTCAAAGGAAGATGATGGATTCAGAAGCGCTTGCTAAGGGTTACGACAATTACATATGCGCAGAGGATTTAAAGACTATTCTTCAAAAAATCTACGAAGGTAAACTCATAAATAAAAAATCAAGTGAAATCATGCTCGATATTTTAAAAAGACAGACACAGGGAGAAAGGCTTCAAAGGTATATTGCAGAAGAACTTACCATCGCTCATAAGTCCGGCGATTTGGATAATTTAGAACATGAATGCGCAATTATATTTTTAGAGGACATGGACTACATAATAGTTGTCATGACAGATGATATGAATTCGAATTTGGAAGGAAGAGAAATAATAGGAAAAATTTCAAAGACCATATATGATGAGCTTGGGGGTAAAAAATTGGAAAACGGCAAAACACTATACATAACAGGCGAATCAAAGACCAACATGAACAATGCCATAACCAAGATGTACGGATCATTTTTTCTCGCCTTCGAGGTGGAAATAGACAGCGGAATAATAGTGAGAGCAGACAGCAATACAACTTTGGATTTGACAAAGTCTTTTATTTCAAGACTGTTTATAGGCAAAAACATGAAAGATGATGAATTTATTACTGAGGAGATTACAAATAGATACTACGGTTCTTCAGCAAAAGCGATAATAGCCGCATATCATGATGCACTTAAACATTATGAAAATTTGTGA